The Anopheles coluzzii chromosome 2, AcolN3, whole genome shotgun sequence genome window below encodes:
- the LOC120961361 gene encoding transcription initiation factor TFIID subunit 1 isoform X1 codes for MSNSNSDNENEGGLNLAGFLFGNVDENGHLDGDFLDEEAKQQLSSLSRMGLSSFLADVLQDDDAEKPTRRPYSDSDDSSSSDDDRRRYDDDSDGANYKIKADCAVDYSDITELAEESAVPPPAVSKTEETDEAKEEDKKNIKVEDDIDDIEAAIPCTRVDARGTSDTTAVKEENAGGADGVDDKDLMPPPTAPVSADGTTGSTGTSTTATTTDDASKDKPKKLETPLAAMLPSKYQNVDVREFFPDFRPDKVLRFSRLFGPGKISSLPQIWRSVRRRRNKKSQSSSRKPRDGSDSTSDSDEPRRRQYFTPTYASLPPKDMWASDEELRFTSREADEEKEIKDKESDSKGDSKPKVADWRYGPAQKWYDMLDVPDTGEDFNYGFKQADPAKLEALPSVTSVTDNKAFPDDAFLMVSQLHWEDDVVWDGNDIKHKVLQKLNSKVNAAGWLPSSGSRTAGAFSQPGKTLPASPASTGSKGSSGSKMSKTQMIINAAQKAQEENEDAWYSIFPVENDELVYDKWEDDVIWDAEAVTKIPKPKVLTLDANDENIILCIPDDIDPSKIVRNTGPQPKVKIPHPHVKKSKILLGKAGVINVLAEDTPPPPPKSPDRDPYNISNDVFYMAKSTEATLKIKVGGGNLLQHSTPTVELRAPFVPTHMGPMKLRMFHRPPMKKYSYGSLASSNPQPVLPLQKHIKKKAKQRELERIASGGGDVFFMRTPEDLTGRDGELILIEFCEEHPPLMNQVGMASKIKNFYKRKMGKDPGPPEFRFGETHYAHTSPFLGILHHGQCIQAIENNMYRAPIYPHTIQETDFLVIRTRNNYFVREMDALFTAGQECPLYEVPGPNSKRANNFVRDFLQVFIYRLFWKSRDNPRKIRMDDIKKAFPAHSESSIRKRLKLCADFKRTGMDSNFWVIKPEFRLPSEEEIRAMVSPEQCCAYFSMIAAEQRLKDAGYGEKFIFAQQEDDDEEMQLKMDDEVKVAPWNTTRAYIQAMRGKCILQLNGPADPTGCGEGFSYVRMPNKPTQQNKEETETQPKRTVTGTDADLRRLSLNNAKALLRKFQVPEEEIKKLSRWEVIDVVRTLSTEKAKAGEEGMDKFSRGNRFSIAEHQERYKEECQRIFDLQNRVLASSEVLSTDEGESTASEESDLEELGKNLENMLANKKTSTQLSLEREEQERQELLRKIMEEQGGSGQKKKKDDEGMKDEQQSSTAKILKITRTFKNAEGREYTRVELVRRSPVIDAYVKIRTTKDEAFIRQFATLDEALKEEMKREKRRIQEQLRRIKRNQQKIGMQMQNPHSSVGTPISLGDRETNTPKPFANRMLDISGRSLDGSGAGPSGAGAAGTPGAGKEHSPSSSSRRKAKIKPDLKLKCGACGQVGHMRTNKACPQYSGILATPSLNVAMTEEQEEEIEKELNADDEGDLVNVDGTKVKLSSKLLKRHEDVKRRTLLLKVPKEAVGKKRRRVGGDSHCDYLQRHNKTTNRQRTDPVVVFSSVLEQVLNELRDMQDVQPFLFPVNAKQVVDYHKIVQRPMDLQTIRDNVRQKKYQTRDEFLMDINQIVENSALYNGAKSSLTVAAQRLLERCKESIQEREERLTRLEKSINPLLDDDDQVALSYILGEYVNGQLKSMPESWPFLKPVNKRLVKDYYTIIRRPMDLEKVSKKVASHKYHSRIDFLADLHLIADNSEQYNGAEANFTKQARQMVEAARQALDAMEHSVVHLERNIALVQERARNEDDDMDWEDDEQESKGDAGGGSRDTTPDLDDGGNDSNPDRPPSSTDASKAARAEAKRARARQRKAAKDDDFARRPYGTAYSESAMPFPIVRPNAIPSYHRPGPKLGSNVGGMAGFVGNTEAPRAISRSSSSTVPESSQMMHPNVAASAYEMNWMNLGADNYDEMPGPSSGYGSFPNQYGNEYGGGGAISAGFNESQSSLLPDSFGYDARNQSTFQPIRLATAQKRAGHQYSTDDEEFEEVGTSDNEGVSVTLEQSNTTSSMMPPQSEDDSQQAAEAMVQLSSAQYYNSAQDESMEIDPNYDPSDFLGMSSRQQTGDSGRNDAGIQQSSEASYSVDQNAPSSEYSQEAGRQEANDQQQQQQQFQYQPDPTGQSMDNPSQQPAALPTLQTLHSDLAISDSDDEKTNLQMDEVRDDNDDNDEGGDLWF; via the exons ATGAGTAACAGTAACAGCGACAACGAAAATGAGGGAGGTCTCAATTTGGCTGGCTTCCTGTTCGGGAACGTCGACGAAAATGGGCACCTGGATGGGGATTTTCTCGACGAGGAAGCAAAGCAGCAGCTGTCTTCGCTCTCCCGCATGGGTCTGTCGTCCTTTCTCGCTGACGTCCTGCAAGATGACGATGCCGAGAAGCCCACTCGCCGCCCGTACAGCGATAGTGACGATTCTTCCTCGAGCGATGACGATCGGCGACGCTACGACGATGACAGTGACGGAGCGAACTACAAAATCAAAGCCGACTGTGCGGTGGATTATTCGGACATTACCGAGCTGGCGGAAGAGTCAGCAGTTCCTCCGCCGGCGGTAAGCAAGACGGAGGAAACCGATGAAGCGAAGGAGGAGGACAAAAAGAATATCAAAGTAGAAGATGATATCGATGATATTGAAGCGGCGATACCGTGCACACGCGTCGATGCTCGAGGAACTTCTGATACGACCGCCGTGAAGGAAGAAAATGCCGGTGGCGCGGACGGTGTGGACGATAAGGACCTTATGCCCCCTCCGACGGCCCCGGTTAGTGCTGACGGCACTACCGGCTCTACCGgcacctccaccaccgccaccaccacggaCGACGCTTCGAAGGATAAACCGAAAAAGCTAGAAACCCCGCTAGCCGCAATGTTACCGTCCAAGTATCAAAACGTAGACGTGCGCGAGTTCTTCCCCGACTTTCGACCGGATAAGGTGTTGCGCTTCTCGCGCCTTTTCGGGCCGGGCAAAATTTCCAGCCTACCGCAGATTTGGCGCAGCGTAAGGCGACGACGGAACAAAAAGTCTCAATCATCCTCCAGGAAACCGCGCGACGGTTCCGATTCGACGTCGGACTCGGACGAACCGAGGCGTCGGCAGTACTTCACGCCGACCTACGCATCGCTCCCGCCGAAGGACATGTGGGCGTCGGATGAAGAGTTGCGCTTCACGAGCCGCGAAGCGGACGAGGAGAAGGAAATCAAGGATAAAGAATCGGACAGCAAGGGCGACTCGAAGCCGAAGGTGGCCGACTGGCGCTACGGACCGGCGCAAAAGTGGTACGACATGTTGGATGTGCCGGATACGGGTGAAGATTTCAACTACGGCTTTAAGCAAGCGGATCCGGCAAAGCTCGAAGCACTGCCTTCGGTAACGTCCGTCACCGATAACAAAGCGTTCCCGGACGACGCGTTTCTGATGGTGTCGCAGCTGCACTGGGAGGACGACGTGGTGTGGGACGGGAACGACATCAAGCACAAGGTGCTGCAGAAGCTGAACTCGAAGGTGAATGCGGCCGGCTGGTTGCCGTCGAGCGGTTCACGCACCGCCGGAGCATTCAGTCAGCCGGGAAAGACGCTGCCAGCATCGCCCGCCAGCACGGGCTCGAAAGGGTCGAGCGGTAGCAAGATGAGCAAAACGCAAATGATCATCAATGCGGCCCAGAAGGCGCAGGAAGAAAACGAGGACGCCTGGTACAGCATCTTCCCGGTGGAGAACGACGAGCTCGTGTACGACAAGTGGGAGGATGACGTGATTTGGGACGCGGAAGCAGTGACCAAGATCCCGAAACCGAAGGTCCTGACGCTGGATGCAAACGACGAGAACATTATTCTCTGCATTCCGGACGATATCGATCCGTCGAAGATCGTGCGCAACACCGGACCACAGCCGAAGGTGAAGATCCCCCATCCGCACGTGAAGAAATCAAAGATCCTGCTTGGCAAAGCGGGCGTCATTAACGTGTTGGCCGAGGAcacgccgccaccaccgcccaaGAGCCCCGATCGCGATCCGTACAACATTTCCAACGACGTGTTCTACATGGCCAAATCGACGGAAGCGACGCTCAAGATCAAGGTCGGCGGTGGCAACCTGCTGCAGCACTCGACACCGACCGTAGAGCTGCGGGCACCGTTCGTACCGACGCACATGGGACCGATGAAGCTGCGCATGTTCCATCGGCCGCCAATGAAAAAGTACTCGTATGGTTCGCTCGCCTCCAGCAATCCGCAACCGGTGCTGCCGCTGCAGAAACACATCAAGAAGAAGGCTAAGCAGCGAGAGCTGGAGCGTATTGCGTCGGGCGGTGGCGATGTGTTCTTCATGCGCACCCCGGAAGATCTTACCGGCCGGGATGGCGAGCTGATCTTGATCGAGTTTTGCGAGGAACATCCGCCGCTGATGAATCAGGTCGGCATGGCATCGAAGATAAAGAACTTTTACAAGCGCAAAATGGGCAAGGATCCCGGACCGCCCGAGTTCCGCTTCGGCGAGACGCACTACGCCCACACGTCACCCTTCCTGGGCATTCTTCACCACGGGCAGTGCATTCAGGCAATCGAGAACAACATGTACCGGGCGCCGATCTATCCGCACACGATACAGGAAACAGACTTTCTCGTGATTCGTACCCGCAACAATTACTTCGTGCGCGAGATGGACGCCCTGTTCACGGCCGGCCAGGAGTGCCCGCTGTACGAGGTGCCCGGACCGAACTCGAAGCGTGCTAACAACTTCGTGCGTGACTTTCTGCAGGTGTTCATCTACCGGCTGTTCTGGAAGAGCAGGGACAACCCGCGCAAGATCCGGATGGACGACATCAAGAAAGCGTTCCCGGCGCACTCGGAGAGCAGCATTCGCAAGCGGCTGAAGCTGTGTGCGGATTTCAAGCGCACCGGCATGGATTCGAACTTTTGGGTCATTAAGCCCGAGTTCCGGCTGCCGTCGGAGGAGGAGATACGTGCGATGGTCTCGCCGGAACAGTGCTGCGCGTACTTTAGCATGATCGCAGCCGAGCAGCGGCTGAAGGATGCGGGCTACGGCGAGAAGTTTATCTTCGCCCAGCAGGAGGACGATGACGAGGAGATGCAGCTGAAGATGGACGATGAGGTGAAGGTAGCTCCGTGGAATACGACCCGCGCCTACATACAGGCAATGCGGGGGAAGTGTATCCTGCAGCTGAACGGACCGGCCGACCCGACCGGCTGCGGGGAAGGGTTTTCCTACGTGCGAATGCCCAACAAACCAACC caacaaaacaaagaggAAACGGAAACTCAACCAAAGCGTACCGTCACCGGTACGGATGCCGATTTGCGGCGATTGTCGCTAAACAATGCTAAAGCGCTGCTGCGCAAGTTCCAGGTGCCGGAGGAGGAAATCAAGAAGCTGTCCCGCTGGGAAGTTATCGACGTCGTGCGCACGCTTTCGACCGAGAAGGCCAAGGCGGGCGAGGAAGGCATGGACAAGTTCTCGCGTGGCAACCGGTTCTCGATCGCCGAGCACCAGGAGCGCTACAAGGAGGAATGCCAACGCATCTTCGATCTGCAGAACCGTGTGCTAGCCTCGTCCGAGGTGCTGTCCACGGACGAGGGCGAATCGACCGCGTCGGAGGAGTCCGATCTGGAGGAGCTGGGCAAGAATCTGGAGAACATGCTGGCGAACAAGAAAACGTCCACCCAGCTGTCGCTCGAGCGCGAGGAACAGGAGCGGCAAGAGCTGCTGCGAAAGATCATGGAAGAGCAGGGTGGTTCggggcagaagaagaaaaaggacgaCGAAGGCATGAAGGACGAGCAGCAGTCGAGCACGGCGAAGATTTTGAAAATCACGCGCACCTTCAAGAATGCCGAGGGGCGCGAGTACACCCGCGTGGAGCTGGTGCGGCGCAGTCCCGTGATTGATGCGTACGTGAAAATACGCACCACCAAGGATGAAGCGTTTATTCGCCAGTTTGCCACCCTCGACGAAGCCCTGAAGGAGGAGATGAAGCGCGAGAAACGACGAATTCAGGAGCAGCTGCGGCGTATCAAGCGAAACCAGCAAAAGATCGGCATGCAAATGCAGAATCCGCACAGTTCGGTCGGTACGCCCATCAGCCTGGGGGATCGGGAAACGAACACGCCGAAACCGTTTGCCAACCGCATGCTCGACATATCCGGGCGCAGTCTGGACGGTTCCGGGGCGGGGCCTTCCGGTGCGGGCGCAGCAGGCACCCCAGGAGCGGGCAAGGAGCACAGcccttcgtcgtcgtcgcgcCGAAAGGCAAAGATCAAGCCGGACCTGAAGCTCAAGTGTGGCGCCTGCGGTCAGGTCGGCCACATGCGTACCAACAAAGCGTGTCCGCAGTATTCGGGCATTTTGGCAACGCCTTCGCTAAACGTTGCCATGAccgaggagcaggaggaggagatcGAGAAGGAGCTGAACGCTGACGACGAAGGCGACCTGGTGAACGTCGACGGCACGAAGGTGAAGCTCAGCAGTAAGCTGCTGAAACGCCACGAAGACGTGAAGCGCCGAACGCTGCTACTGAAGGTTCCGAAGGAGGCGGTCGGTAAGAAGCGCCGCCGGGTCGGGGGCGATTCACACTGCGACTATCTGCAGCGGCACAACAAAACCACGAATCGCCAGCGCACCGatccggtggtggtgttttcgTCCGTGCTGGAGCAGGTGCTGAACGAATTGCGCGATATGCAGGACGTGCAACCGTTCCTGTTTCCGGTCAACGCGAAGCAGGTGGTCGACTATCACAAGATCGTGCAGCGACCGATGGATCTGCAGACGATACGCGACAACGTGCGGCAGAAGAAGTACCAAACGCGCGACGAGTTCCTCATGGACATCAACCAGATCGTCGAGAATTCGGCTCTGTACAATGGGGCGAAAAGTTCGCTCACGGTCGCGGCCCAGCGCCTGCTCGAGCGGTGTAAGGAAAGCATACAGGAGCGGGAAGAGCGGCTGACGCGGCTCGAGAAAAGCATCAATCCACTGCTGGACGATGATGACCAGGTCGCACTGTCCTACATTCTGGGCGAGTACGTCAATGGACAGCTGAAATCGATGCCGGAAAGCTGGCCGTTCCTGAAACCGGTCAACAAGCGGCTGGTGAAGGATTACTACACCATCATCCGCCGACCGATGGATCTGGAGAAGGTGTCGAAGAAGGTCGCTTCGCATAAGTACCACTCGAGGATCGATTTTCTCGCCGACCTGCATCTGATTGCGGACAACAGCGAGCAGTACAATGGTGCCGAGGCAAACTTTACTAAGCAGGCCCGCCAGATGGTGGAAGCCGCCCGGCAGGCGCTGGACGCGATGGAGCACAGCGTGGTCCATTTGGAGAGGAACATTGCCCTGGTGCAGGAACGGGCGCGCAATGAGGACGATGACATGGACTGGGAGGACGATGAGCAGGAGTCGAAGGGCGATGCAGGCGGTGGTTCTCGCGACACTACGCCCGACCTGGATGACGGCGGTAACGATAGCAACCCCGACAGACCACCCTCTTCAACCGATGCATCGAAGGCAGCGCGGGCAGAGGCGAAGCGTGCTCGAGCTCGTCAACGCAAAGCCGCCAAGGACGATG ATTTTGCCCGCCGACCGTACGGTACGGCCTATTCCGAGTCGGCAATGCCTTTCCCAATCGTTCGACCGAATGCCATTCCTTCATATCACCGCCCTGGGCCGAAGCTCGGTTCGAATGTGGGTGGAATGGCGGGTTTTGTGGGCAACACGGAGGCACCGCGTGCAATTTCccgtagcagcagtagcacagTGCCCGAGAGCTCGCAGATGATGCATCCTAACGTAGCTGCTTCGGCATACGAAATGAACTGGATGAATCTGGGTGCGGACAACTATGACGAAATGCCAGGACCATCTTCCGGGTACGGTAGTTTCCCGAACCAGTACGGAAATGAGtacggcggtggcggtgccaTTTCGGCCGGGTTTAACGAATCGCAGTCTTCGCTACTTCCGGATAGCTTTGGCTATGACGCACGAAACCAATCCACCTTCCAACCCATTCGGTTGGCCACTGCACAAAAACGAG CAGGTCATCAATATTCAACGGATGATGAAGAGTTTGAGGAAGTGGGCACAAGCGATAATGAAGGCGTCTCTGTAACGCTGGAGCAGTCGAACACGACCTCCAGTATGATGCCTCCGCAAAGCGAGGACGACAGCCAGCAAGCAGCCGAGGCGATGGTTCAGCTCAGCAGTGCACAGTACTACAACTCGGCCCAGGATGAATCCATGGAGATCGACCCCAACTACGATCCGAGTGATTTCTTAGGCATGTCCAGCCGGCAGCAGACAGGTGACTCAGGACGCAACGACGCAGGCATTCAACAATCTTCGGAAGCAAGCTATTCCGTGGATCAGAACGCTCCTAGCAGCGAATACTCTCAAGAAGCTGGCAGACAGGAAGCcaacgaccagcagcagcagcagcagcaatttcAGTATCAACCCGACCCGACTGGTCAGTCGATGGACAATCCATCCCAGCAACCTGCTGCCCTTCCGACGCTGCAAACGCTACACTCGGATCTGGCCATTTCCGACAGCGATGATGAGAAGACCAACTTGCAGATGGATGAGGTGCGAGACGATAACGATGATAACGATGAGGGTGGTGATCTTTGGTTCTAA